The sequence CAGACACAGGGAGAAACTACATTAATAAAATCTATTCTGACGTTTGGATGCAGGAAAATGGATTTTGGGAAGGTAAAATCATCAAGTCCATCAAAGTTGGGGAAATTCTCTCACAAAAAACAGATTTTCCCTCTCTCGTTGCTGTTAGCCCCCACGATACCCTGAGCCAAGCTACAACTCTTTTACAAAAGCTGAATATCTCCCAGTTACCCGTAATTGATGACAACCAAGTCGTGGGTAGTCTCAACGAAGCTTCGTTGATGAAATTTCTCCATGATGGCATCAATTTTTCTAATCAAAATGTATTGGCAGTTATGGGGAAACCACTACCAATTCTTGACGAAGAAGTTGATATTTCTGAAGCGTATCGAGTCTTGTTATCAGGAACAACAGGAATTATTATTGAGCGAAAAAATGTACCAATTGGATTAATTACCAGAGCCGATTTAATTAAATATTGGATTAGCCAAAATCAGGAAGACGTAAGGGAAAATAATGGAATTTGAAACTAAAGCAATTCATGAAGGTCAAGCGCCAGATCCACAAACAGGTGCGGTAATTGTGCCTATTTATTTAACTTCGACTTATGAGCAGCAAGCCATAGGTCAACACAAAGGTTATGAATATTCTCGCACAGGAAATCCCACCAGAAATGCTTTAGAAGAAGCTTTAGCTGCTCTTGAAAATGGAAAATTTGGTTTGGCTTTTGCTTCTGGTTTAGCTGCAACTACCACTATATTAAGTCTGCTGAAAACAGGCGATCATATTGTCGCTGGTGATGATTTATATGGTGGTACCTATCGGTTATTAGAAAAGGTTGTCAAAAATTGGGGCGTCACCACTAGTTATGTAGATATAGACCACATTACAGACTTTAAAACCGCGATTAGACCTAATACTAAACTGATTTGGATTGAAACTCCTACCAATCCGTTATTAAAAATTATTGATATTGCTGCCTTAGCAAATATTGCCCGGCAAAATAATATTATTTTAGTAGTTGATAATACTTTTGCTAGTCCTTATTTTCAAAGACCATTAGAACTAGGTGCTGACATTGTAGTTCACAGCACCACCAAATATTTAGGTGGACATAGCGACATTATTGGTGGCGCAGTTGTCACCTCGAATGAAGCAATTTATGCTCAACTGAAATTTTATCAGAATGCGATTGGAGCAATTCCTAGTCCATTCGATAGCTGGTTAGTACTGCGTGGAATTAAAACCCTAGCTGTGAGAATGCGGGAACATGAAAAAAATGCTTTATTATTGGCTGAGTTTTTAGCCGAACATCCCCAAGTCGAGCACATTTATTATCCAGGTTTACCCAGTCACGAACAACATCAACTTGCTCAACAACAAATGTCTGGCTTTGGGGGGATGATTAGTTTGGAGTTAAAAGGTGGCTTTGGGGAGGTGGAAAGTTTTGCTGCTAAAACCAAGTTATTTTTGTTAGCTGAGAGTTTGGGTGGAGTGGAGTCATTACTTTGTTACCCTGCGAAAATGACTCACGGTTCACTACCAGAAACAGAAAGGCTAAAACGCGGAATTAAGGATAATTTAGTCCGGCTTTCAGTGGGAATTGAGCATTTTTCTGATTTACAAGCTGATTTAGAAAATGCACTGTCAAAATAAACAGATAAATTTGTCAAAAAAAACTGACATTAATCTTTGCTCAAACAGCTTAAATTCTGTCCTGAAAATACTTGCTTTGATTAAGTTTTTTAAACCCTACTTATCTAGGGGAGTTTACAAGCCTTGATTAATCACAAACTCCCAAAAAACAACACTAAATTATGTGGAATTTAGCTAAATTACCGGTAATTATATCGGGATAGTTGGCTTAGAAAACGAGACATAAATACCCTATTGACTCCCGAAAAAGTTAGAACTAACCTAGTGAGTAGTCCTACCAAGGATGGCTATTTCATAACATCAATAAATCAGGAGTTAGTTCCTATGATGATGATGATGACCGAAACCATGACCACCGAAATGCAAACCTGCATGAACGCTTGCATGGAATGTCACAAAATGTGCATGGAAACCATGACTTACTGCATGAGCAAAGGTAGCAAGTCAATGGATATGAGCATGATGAGCATGATGCGCGACTGCGCGGAAATGTGCATGATGTGCATGAACATGATGATGGGCGGTTCTGAGTTCATGGGACGCACTTGTATGCTGTGTGCAGAAATGTGCGATCGCTGTGCAACGGCTTGTGAAATGATGAAAAATGATCAGAAAATGATGGCATGTGCAGCAGCTTGTCGTAAGTGCGCTGAAGCCTGCAGAGCTATGCAAATGATGCCCGCTTAATTGCTTCAACTAGCAGAAGTTTCTCTGCAACCTATTATTCAAGCGCTCAGGCTCAATAAGTCTGGGCGCTTGAAGTGTTTGGGAAATTCCATAATTAGAGAATGTACAAGTTAGTCAACTGACTACCAAAACATCAATCAAGACAACAATAATTTTTTCTGCATTGCTTTCATACAAAGGGTGATACCAATTCACAATTCGCAATGACGCTCGCGGACTCGCTAACGCTGCGAATCAAGCAATTCGCAATTAAAAAACTTAGATGCAGCAAAGCTTTTAGGGTTTACATTTGTATCAGATTTTTAGTGAAATGGTATGACACGGGAATTGATGTGTTTTTGTTCAACTTCATCAATACCCGATTTTACTTTGAGGTGTTGGATATGATTTTCAACAGCCCTGAGCCGTATGTGAAGACGATGAGCGATCGCTTGGTCTGTCAAATTATGCAAAGCCTGAGGATAGAAAACGACTACGCTCATGGTCAATCACACTCGTGTACGAATTTATTTTATAGTGGGAAAACACGCTGCAGTCCCTAGCCTCTAACTCCCAAAATGCCTAATGTGAATTACCAAAACCCAAAAACGTTTTTCTATTTACCCACAACTGTAGAGCGAGCGGAGCGATCGCTGGTATGTTCTCCCTTTAATCTGGCTTTATTGTCAGCGATGCGCCATCAGAGTGTGTCACTGGGAGCGATCGCTCATGACAATGGTGTTAACTATGGCTACACTCAGCGTCCTTTATCGGAATTGGCATGTGATAATGCTTTAAATTGGTTAATCCAAGTAGGAGTGCTGCGGCGAGAAGTGGACGGACAGGGAATTACAGATAGTTTCCGCCTCACTCCCCTAGGACACCAGTTAGTTGAACAATACGAGGGTAAAGGTTGGCGTCGTCCTTCCTGGGGCGATCGCATTTACGATACCATCACCCGGTGGTTGAGATTACCTTTCTAGAACAGCAAATTCAAAAGTTAATATAAGGGCATCAAAGGGAACAATAATACCCGAAAGTCTCAACCCAATTTATCAAGTTTTTACCAAATCTCTCCGAATTTATGCGGTTATTGGTAAAGACTACAAGAATATAACTGGGGTGACAGAGGCTACAAAATACGCTGTAGCATCCACCAGTGGCTTTCAAGTTGGCGGTCTATTGTCAGCGATCGCTACATTACTGTTATTCCCGGAACTCTCCCCCTTGATTTTAAAAAGCAGTAACCTATGAAATCAATTATGGTAGTGGGAACAACATCCCACGCAGGGAAATCACTTTTGTGCACAGCTATTTGTCGTATTCTCTCACGGCGCGGCTGGCGGGTGGCTCCTTTTAAAGGTCAAAACATGGCTTTAAATGCTTATGTCACCGCTAGTGGAGGTGAAATCGGTTACGCCCAAGCTGTACAAGCCTGGGCCGCTGGGGTTGTTCCTTGGGTGGAAATGAACCCAATTTTACTCAAACCCCAAGGGGATATGACTTCCCAAGTAGTAATTAAGGGTAGACCTGTAGGCAAAGTCAGTGCGGTAGACTATTATGAACAATATTTTGAACTCGGTTGGCGAACCATTGAAGAATCTCTACAGCATCTAGGAACAGAATTTGATTTATTAGTTTGTGAAGGTGCGGGGAGTCCGGCGGAAATTAACCTCAAGCACCGCGACTTGACAAATATGCGGGTGGCGAAGCATTTGAATGCGCCCACGCTGCTGGTAGTGGATATTGATCGGGGTGGAGCTTTTGCTCATGTAGTCGGTACTTTAGAATTACTAGAGCCAGAAGAGCGTGAGTTGATTAAGGGTGTTGTCATTAACAAGTTTCGGGGACAGCGTTCTATATTGGAACCAGGGATAAAATGGTTAGAAAAACGCACTGGGATTCCGGTTGTCGGTGTTATTCCCTATCTGGAATACGTGTTTCCCGCAGAAGACTCTTTAGATTTATTTGAGCGTAATTCTCACAAAAGTCTATCTGACTTAAATATCACCGTGCTCCGTTTACCGAGAATTTCCAACTTTACTGATTTTGATCCGCTGGAATCAGAGCCTAGTGTATCAGTAAAATTTCTTAGTCCTAAGCAAGATTTGGGACACCCAGATGCAGTAATTATTCCTGGCACTAAAACCACGATCGCTGACTTGTTACTGCTGCAAAAAACAGGAATGGCAGAGGCGATACAACACTACGCTGCTTCTGGAGGAACGGTTTTAGGTATTTGTGGCGGCTACCAAATGCTGGGACAAATTATTGCTGACCCAGAAGGAATTGAGGGACAAGCTGGCAGATATCAAGGGTTAAATTTATTACCCATTAGAACGGTAATTACCGGACAAAAAATCGCCCGTCAGCGCCAAGTTAGCTCAAATTTTCCCCAAGCGGGCTTACCAGTCAACGGATTTGAAATCCATCAGGGGCGATCGCGCATTGAACAACAAGCCGATAGCCAAGGCTATCAAGCCTTATTCGATGATGCTAATTTAGGATTAGTAGATAGTTGTCAATCAGTTTGGGGTACTTATCTCCACGGAATTTTTGACAATGGCCCTTGGCGACGGGCTTGGTTAAATCGTCTCCGTCAACAACGAGGTTTGAAATCCTTACCCACAGGTGTTGCTAACTACCGGGAACAGCGAGAACAAACCTTGGACGCCCTAGCTACTGAAATTGAAAGCTACTTGGATTTAACACCTTTTATTTCCTAGCAGGCGGTATTTCATGAGTGTCCGCATCCGCTTTTTACCTGATGATGTCACAGTAGATGCCGAAGTGGGAGAAGCTCTCTTGGATGTAGCAGAACGTGCTGGAGTGTTTATTCCCACCGGTTGTCTCATGGGTTCATGTCACGCCTGTACGGTAGAACTGGATGATGGCGAAATCATCCGCGCCTGTATTACAGCAGTACCAATAGGTCGCGATGAGTTGGTTGTCCATCTGTTTAGTGATCCTAGTTGGTAATTTTTTATTTGTTGTTGGTTATTGGTGATTTGTCAGGGGGTAGGAATATAATATTCTGTCGCATTCTTTTTTTAATTGGTGTTACTTAAAATTTTCCAGCCAATGTGGCTACACCAGCAAAATCAAAGCCAATATAATCATATTGTTGGAACTACAAAAGACCCTTTACTGATTTTTCCCTCCTACTACCCCCAGGAGGGTTTTTTAATTACTATTATTTGAATTTTAGTAGTTAACCGATTTAGCTAAAAAATGGAGATTAGGGATTAGGAACTAGAAGGTAAGTAAAGTCATTTTTATTTATAAAAAGTAATTTTATATACATGCAGTTGTCATGTATGTAGTAATATAGATAACAAATAAAAGAAAGTTATAAAAAAAGCCTTGCATACACGTATATGCTAGTCTTGTGTATAAGTATTTGCGCTTAAAAAGCCTATAAAACCTAAGCTTTACCCTATTTAACTTAACATAGGCATTTGAGATTTTTAGTATTATGGAAAACAAGTGCTGAAGTTTTAAAAAAGATTGGAAAATAAAATAGGGGGTGTTACCCCTCATGGATTTTTGAGTACGGAAGTGTAAAATAAGACTGGGTTTAAAGAAATGTTTTGATTAAAAATCCCACCCAAAACTGTTGGAGTGGGATATTTTATAATTATTAGAAAATTTCAGCCAACATGGCGTCACTGGCAAGCTAAAAGTTAGTATTCTAAAGAAGACTCATATCAATGATATATGAATCTGTAAGTTAGCACTTTGAGGTTAACTAAATACAGTTTCTTATAGAATTGGTAACACTTATGTGTCCTCTTTAAAGAGCCTCCATCACTCAAGCTCTCACATCCATAACTCATAATTCAGCCCTCTCATCTCCGGGGAGGGCTGTTGCTTTGAAGGATGAAGGATGAAGGATGAAGGATGAAGTATGAAGTATGAAGTATGAAGGATGAAATAAAGAAGCTCGTATAGCCTTAGCCACATAGGTTAGGACATGAATTAAAGATAAATGTGATGCCAAATTTGGTAAAATTCGGGGTATTCTATAGTTTCTGCACAGTGCCAGAGCAGTTTATAGCAGTCGTGGTGTTGTTCTAATATCGATGGGTGATGGTGCTCAAAGTAATCTTGAAGTGAGGCGATCGCTTGTGGTATTTGTTCATAGAGGATAACTTCTTTGAGGTGGTCTGCGGCTCGTTTGCAAACAGATGGGCGATCGCTAAATTTGAGCAGTTGCAATAAAGTCGTCAAGGCGACGGAATTTCCGGGGTCGAGTTGAGCTAATTTATAAGCTCTGCGTCTTTTGGTGTCTTCGTCTGTAAAAGCGGTGATACCCCGGACGAGGGAAGAAATCCGGGGAGGGGAAGCGAGCACAGATGCGGGGAGGGATGGGGGTTGGTTAACCTGAAAGGATTCTGGGGAATAAAGCATTTTTAGGTTGGCTGCTGCTTGTTGTCGCTGGGATGTGTCGGTGGCTGAGGTGGCGAGTTGCTCTAATGTGGAGATAGCGATCGCATTTCCCAGGTCTAGTTTCCCTAAACTGTAAGCAGCTTTACGACGGATTGACTCATGGTGGCAGTGGGTGATAATTTCTATTAAGGTGGCAATTGCCGTATAATTACCAGGGTCTACCCTTCCCAGATTATATGCGACTTGCCAGCGAATTGATTCTTGGCGGCTGGTAGTGGCGAGTGTTTCTAGAGTAGCGATCGCTATTTTGTTACCTGGATCAAAGACTTTACCCAAGCTGTAGGCTGCATTCCAGCTATTGAATGCATTTTGATGAGACTGGATGAATTGCTCAAAAGCAGCGATCGCTTTTGGGCGATCGGTTTTCAACAAGGCGACCCGCGCACCCTCAACAATTGGCGCTGGATATCGCCACCACTTTTGTTGATGCACATCAAAATAACCAAATCGCCACTTAATCAACTGCTGAACAATATTATCAGCCAAGCGACAATCTGCAAACTCAGCAATTCCTTGGGCTGCGAGAAAATAAGCTTGATAATCGTAACAGCCACCGCAACCATCAGTAAACTCAATTAAAGCCTGGATAAATTCATCCTTCTTTGTCTGTGAAATATCATCTCTACCCAACCACAACAGAATCACTTCCCGCCATTGTGATGAAAAAATGCGATAGCTGGGAACTGAAAATTGGGAATCCTCATTCCCTGAGGTGTGATTGAAAAAGAAGCGCCAATCAGTCACAGCCTGGGCGGCGAAGTATTCTTGAAAAGTGGGATGATAAAAAGCATAAACTTTTTCTCCCCAAGTCGCCGATATCCCCACCTGATTGAGCCAACCTAACTGTAAGGCTAATTGCCACAAATCATCATCACAATTACCCAAAACCTCCAAAATAAAACGGTGTCGCAACCGAAACTTAGTTTTTTCTTGAGCTATGGCTAATAGCGCCAATTGTCCCAGCGCTTGATTTAACTGCTGTCGCTGGGTGGAAGTTGTGGGAAAACGATCCTGCTTCCATTCGTAAATTGCTTCTACAAACTGCTGATATAGCATTGCTTTGGTGTGGGGTAATCTTCCCCGCGCTAGTCCCCAAATGCGACACAACAACGCCAAGCGAAGGGGATTCTGCACCGCGTGCTTGAGTCTACGTCGTTCGACTTGGTTTAACTGCGCTTGTAAACTTTCCCCTAAATTGGGATGATTTTGAAACCACCGCTGAATAAACTCCCCGATTTGGTTAGAGCCGTGGTGGGGGTCGTTGTCAGTAAAATTCAGGTTCCGATAGGTGTCGAAAGACTCCAGCGCATTCTTACCTGCATCCCAAATATTCAACCGACAGGTAAGTAATATTGTGGCATCTGCTACCCAGCCTTGGAGGTAACTCGCAATCTTTCCTAGAGCTTGGCTAGATTCTAGAGCCATTTCATCAACTGCATCTAAAATTAACCAAACCCGCCCTTGGTTAAACTGTTCACAAAAATTTTCTTCTATTTCTGGCGGAACACGCAACTTGCAAAGAGCCGAGGGGAGCCAATCTTGAATCAGGTACTGGGCGATGGTTTTACCTTGTAAATCTGCTAAATCCACCCAAATTACTAAATCTTCGGTGTGAGCTAATACCCATGTAGCAATTTTTTGTAATAAGGTAGTTTTGCCGGCGCCTGGTTCCCCAATAATGGCGATGCGGCGACTTTGTTGGCGCTGTAGCAGTTGGATAAATTCCGCGTGAGCAAAAATTTGTGAGACTTCCGCTGCTTCTGGCTCAGATAAGTGAGAATCTGTTTGTAGACGCTGTTGGCGTTCCACCAACCCCAAAGGAACATAAACTTGATGGAGTTCAAAACTGACACCATCGATGCTGGTGAGGGGGTTGGTGGTGAGTCTTTGGTGATTTTGTCTAGCGAAATTGGCTTGACAAATTTCTTCCCACTGAGGGAGATCAGGGGCAGAAGGCATGATATGCTCTTGATCGTCTTCACTGGCTACCTGTTTGGATTTTTCGGGGCGACGATGTTCCCAGTGTTGATCGAATTGTTGTAAGTTGGCTGCTATTTCCTGGCGATTGTGCCACAGTTTCAGGGTGAAGTGCCAAGTTTCCGAACCGGCGCGAGATGGGCGATTATCTTCGAGAATCTCTAAAAAATCCGCAAATCGTTTTAAGGCTTCTTTGATTTGCTCGGCGTTTAATTGGATTTTACCCGCTTCTAGAGTTGTTAAAAGTTGTAAAAACCTCACTTTTGTTCTCACAACCAAGCGGGTTTCCGATTGCCAACGAGTCTGGATTTGGAGACGCAGGGTTTCTAAAATTGAATCATCCCGACAGACGATTTCATCGTTAGCATAGACTAACAATACCTCTAATAAGCGGCGCGATCGCTTTTTTGTTTCCGGGCCATAACTTGCTCTAGCCATTGGCGATTTTTACACAAATGCACAAAGTTCGGGGAATCCCCCAGGTTGAACAAATACCCCTAACTCTCCCGTCCTGATTTTACAAGCCTTTGCCCCTGATGAACACCTGACTAGCTTCGGGGAAATTCTCTCGGATATTTTGTATTTATACATAAAACCCTGTGAATTCACTGTTAACTACACAGATGCATATAACTTTGGGTCTGGACGTATATACCAGTGAAGCAAAGCCGAAAACCATTAGATGTCAATTAGCCATATGTTAAAACTCACCTACGCCGAGAATAACTTTAACTTAGAGCTGATCAACCAACCTTGGGAAAGTTGGATAAACCAGAGAGTAGTTCTGGCTTTGAGTGCTGGTACGCACATTTATATGAAACCAAGCACCGCTGCTTTTCTCGTACCGCATAAATTGTCACATTTAGCTGCGTTGGAATCTTTAGCTCTCACACATATGATTGAATTGTGCCCTTGTGACGCCTCAACAGTGGAAGTGGTGCTCAAAGGTATTTGGTTAACTTCTGATGCTCGTAGTGAAGTTGGTGTTTTTGTGACTTCTCTGAGCAAAGCTGCTGAGTTATTGCTGTATAAAATCTCCCAGTCTGAGGAATTTTGTCACGCTTAGGTCGGTTTTTTTGTCAAGGTTGTGGGTGCATTTACATCAGTTCATCTCAATTACAACTTTCCCAAAGTGAGCGGCGCTTTGCAAATAACTATAAGCAGATTTGGCTTCAGCAAATGGGAAAACTCGATCAATAATTGGCTTTAATTTATGTTGGCTAATCTTATGATTCATCACTTCAAACATTTTTCGACTACCTACATAAATACCTTGTAATGTTAAACTCTTAAAGAGTATGGGCAAGGGGTCAATTTCTGCTCCTCTTCCCGACAGAACACCAATTAAACTAATACGTCCACCAATGCGGACGGCTTGCATTGATTTGGTGAGAGTCCCTGTACCGCCGACTTCTACTACATGATCTACGCCTGCGCGCTGAGTTAATTCGTAGACTTTTTTTTCCCAATCTGGTGTTGTTTTGTAGTTAATTATTTCGTCCGCACCCAATGCTTTTACTCTGGCTAATTTCTCGTCACTGCTAGAGGTAATAATCACTTTTGCGCCGTGGATTTTGGCGAATTGGAGTGCAAAGATCGAAACACCACCAGTACCAAGTAATAAGACGGTGTGGTCTTCGGTGAGGTTGCCTTTTGTAATCAATCCATGCCAAGCTGTGACGGCGGCACAAGGTAAAGTTGCCGCTTCTATATAAGATAAATGGTGTGGTATAATTACTAGTCCATCTTCGTGTAAAACGACATACTCAGCCAACATTCCGTCTATTCCCCCGCCCAAATCTGATTTCATTTTCTCTTTGGTGAGAGAGCCAGAAATCCAGTCTTGGAAGAAGATTCCGGCGACGCGATCGCCTATTTTCACCCGTGTCACGTCTCCACCCACAGCGACAACTTCGCCGACTCCATCAGACATGGGAATCAGCGGATATTTCATTCCCGCGCCATAAGCTCCCTGAGTTACGAGCAAGTCGCGGTAGTTAACAGATGTGGCTTTGACTTGAATGAGCACTTGTCCGGTTGCGGGCTGGGGTTGGGGGCGATCAACTAAAGTCAGTGCTTCAATCCCCGCGTTGCTTTGAATTTGGTAGGCTTTCATGGGATTTTGGTTTGTCAAGAGTTGGTTTCAGGGAAGATTTAAATTCTGGCGTTGCTGATTGAGATATGAATTTATCTCACGCAAAGGCGCAAAGGAACAAAGAAAAATCAAGATAATTTTGGAGTTTCATGCTCTGATTCAGCAACGCCAAATCCTGAATATGTTTCACGTTGAGAGGGAATTGCTATGACCAGATGGCAATAGTTTTAGCTCAATCGTCGCTTTAACCATAGAGCAAATAAAGGTAAGGCTGGTTGATAACCTTGCTCTGCACCGTAAATTAAACCTTTATGCTGTAATCCAGTCAAGGCGCCTTGGAGACTACCGCCACGAGAAAGTCCATGTTTTTGGATATATTCTTTACTTTGGGGTTTCTCGGTGGGGTCGAGGGCTAAAGATTCTAGCAGGTGGACTTGATTAGCTGGGAGTAGCATGAGTAAGGACTCGAAGGTGATGGATAAATCTTTGAGTAGTTCGGTTATTGCTTGCTCTACCTCCTTTGGTGTGATTAATTCTTGAGCATGACACAAGGTTTGCAAACGGCGAATTAGGGCGATCGCATCGCCAATATGTCCCTGTACGGCGTCTAAAAATAGTTGCAATGCGGTGGAGCGAGAATCAAATTTTAGTTGTTGTGTATGTAACACTTCCCGCGCCCACAGTGCTAAAACGTCTCTGTCTAGGGGAGGTAATTGTAAAGTTTCCAGAGGATAGTTATTCTCATCTTGATAATTAGTTTCGGCGATCGTGGCAATGAGGACATAACTGACATGAGTTTGCGCTTTGATATCTCGTCTCAGTGTCACCTCCCACAAACCATAACGATCCCAAGAGCGAATGTGGGGGAAACTATGCAAAATCACCACTACCCGCTGATTCAGCGCCACAGCCATAATCTGCAGCAAGTCTAATAAAATTTCAAATGTTCGCCAAATCTCATTTTCGCCAAGATTAGGCCAGGGTTTGAGTTTACCTTCTGGTTCAAAGCTCAAAAACTCAGAAGCATTGCGCTCTATCCAGTTTTGCAGTTGGACTGAGTGCCAATTTTGATTGATTTCTGCTGCTAATAATTGCACAAATCGTTTGCCATCGGTGGCACGGATGCAGTCTATTTCCAGCACCCTCGCACCGGCTTCTTGGGCGGCGTTTCGCACTAGGGTACGTCGTCCACTCCCAGGAACGCCGGTAATCAATAAATCACCATCCTGGGCGAGGACTTCGACTATGTGCTCAAACTCTGCCGATCGCCCAATTAATTGCACAGGAGTAGAAAAATTCAAACCCACCCACCTTTGATCGTTTGTTGTTAAGGTCAGCATACTTACTTCCATTGGAATTAACTATGATTTGTATCAAATATTAATAGTGCTTATTTAATTTTAACACTAAAAAATCGTGCTTAAATAATATCAACACTTTAAAAAGGTAATAGATATGGTTGCCTCTGCATCTACCATTGCACCAGAAAATCAGCAGTTGACAGTTTGGCATAACCTGGAGATTTCCGAAGCGATCGCCTGTTTGCAAAGTGATGGCGAATATGGTTTGAGTGCAGCGACGGCGAAACGGCGGTTAAATGAAGTAGGGGCGAATGAACTAACTGCAAAGAAAAGTAAACCTTGGTGGTTAAAATTTCTGTTGCAATTTAATCAGCCGCTGTTGATTATTTTGCTGTGTGCAGGTTTAGTCAAGGCTCTGACTGGTAGCCTTGTTAATGCAGGGGTGATTTGGGGAGTTACCACCACCAACGCCCTGATTGGATTTATTCAAGAGTCAAAAGCCGAGGGGGCGATCGCGGCTTTAGCCAAAGCCATCACCACTGAAGCAACAGTCATCCGCGATGGTCAAAAATTACGCATCCCTTCTGGGGAGTTAGTTCCTGGTGATATTGTTTTTCTAACTTCTGGCGATAAAGTCCCCGCAGATTTACGGTTACTTCAAGTAAAAAATCTACAAATTGATGAATCTGCTCTCACAGGCGAATCTGTCGCTGTCGAAAAAAATACCGCAACTTTGCGAGCAGACGCGGCTTTAGCAGAACGAAAAAACATGGCTTACGCGGGTGGCTTTGTTACCTTCGGCCAAGGTACTGGTGTTGTTGTGGCGACAGGTAACACCACGGAAACCGGGCGGATTTCCCAATTAATGGAGCAACACACGGATCTTTCCACACCATTAACTCGGAAATTTGATAAATTCAGCCAAAATTGGCTGTATATGGTCTTAGGATTAGCCACACTCTGCTTTGTGGTGGGGTTAGGCTCTCGCAGTTTTCCAGATGCTTTAGAAGCAGCGGTAACTTTAACCGTCAGCGCCATTCCCGAAGGTCTACCAGCGGTAGTAACAGTTACATTAGCTATTGGTGTTTCCCGCATGGCGCGACGCCACGCCATTATCCGCAAACTACCAGCGGTTGAAACCTTGGGGAGTGCAACTGTGATTTGTTCCGATAAAACCGGGACTTTAACGGAAAATCAAATGACAGTCCAGGCAATTTATACTGGAGGACATCAGTATACAGTCAGCGGTATTGGTTACGCGCCGACAGGGGAAATTTTAATAGATGAGAAACCAGTTAATTTAGACAATGCCAAAGGTTTACAAGAATGCTTGGTCGCAGGCTTATTATGTA is a genomic window of Fortiea contorta PCC 7126 containing:
- a CDS encoding alr0857 family protein; the encoded protein is MSISHMLKLTYAENNFNLELINQPWESWINQRVVLALSAGTHIYMKPSTAAFLVPHKLSHLAALESLALTHMIELCPCDASTVEVVLKGIWLTSDARSEVGVFVTSLSKAAELLLYKISQSEEFCHA
- a CDS encoding zinc-dependent alcohol dehydrogenase family protein, with translation MKAYQIQSNAGIEALTLVDRPQPQPATGQVLIQVKATSVNYRDLLVTQGAYGAGMKYPLIPMSDGVGEVVAVGGDVTRVKIGDRVAGIFFQDWISGSLTKEKMKSDLGGGIDGMLAEYVVLHEDGLVIIPHHLSYIEAATLPCAAVTAWHGLITKGNLTEDHTVLLLGTGGVSIFALQFAKIHGAKVIITSSSDEKLARVKALGADEIINYKTTPDWEKKVYELTQRAGVDHVVEVGGTGTLTKSMQAVRIGGRISLIGVLSGRGAEIDPLPILFKSLTLQGIYVGSRKMFEVMNHKISQHKLKPIIDRVFPFAEAKSAYSYLQSAAHFGKVVIEMN
- a CDS encoding ATP-binding protein, yielding MLTLTTNDQRWVGLNFSTPVQLIGRSAEFEHIVEVLAQDGDLLITGVPGSGRRTLVRNAAQEAGARVLEIDCIRATDGKRFVQLLAAEINQNWHSVQLQNWIERNASEFLSFEPEGKLKPWPNLGENEIWRTFEILLDLLQIMAVALNQRVVVILHSFPHIRSWDRYGLWEVTLRRDIKAQTHVSYVLIATIAETNYQDENNYPLETLQLPPLDRDVLALWAREVLHTQQLKFDSRSTALQLFLDAVQGHIGDAIALIRRLQTLCHAQELITPKEVEQAITELLKDLSITFESLLMLLPANQVHLLESLALDPTEKPQSKEYIQKHGLSRGGSLQGALTGLQHKGLIYGAEQGYQPALPLFALWLKRRLS